From Pseudorca crassidens isolate mPseCra1 chromosome 7, mPseCra1.hap1, whole genome shotgun sequence, a single genomic window includes:
- the SLC25A51 gene encoding mitochondrial nicotinamide adenine dinucleotide transporter SLC25A51 isoform X2, producing MGNPVIRVDSRRENLTDLTMEEIEEVIKKLPSPKTPVPDGVSASGTLTPELDMKIVLKLETWLKKSFPKKILSNTMDSEAHEKRPPILTSSKQDIAPHIANVSEMKHYLCGCCAAFNNIAITFPIQKVLFRQQLYGIKTRDAVLQLRRDGFRNLYRGILPPLMQKTTTLALMFGLYEDLSCLLRKHVSTPEFATCSLAAVLAGTTEAIFTPLERVQTLLQDHKHHDKFTNTYQAFKALKCHGIREYYRGLVPVLFRNGFSNVLFFSLRGPIKEYLPTATTHGAHLVNDFICGGLLGAMLGILFFPVNVVKTRMQSQIGGEFQSFPKVFQKIWLERDRKLTNLFRGAHLNYHRSLISWGIINATYEFLLKII from the exons ATGG gaaatccaGTTATCAGAGTTGACTCCAGAAGAGAGAACCTAACAGACCTAACAATGGAAGAAATTGAGGAAGTTATCAAAAAGCTACCATCCCCCAAAACACCAGTCCCAGATGGTGTTTCAG CCAGTGGAACATTGACACCTGAACTTGACATGAAGATAGTACTGAAATTGGAAACTTG gttAAAAAAATCCTTCCCGAAGAAGATCTTAAGCAACACGATGGATTCAGAAGCTCATGAAAAGAGGCCACCAATCCTAACATCTTCAAAGCAAGATATAGCACCTCATATTGCAAATGTTAGTGAAATGAAGCATTACTTGTGTGGCTGCTGTGCGGCTTTCAACAATATAGCCATCACATTTCCCATTCAGAAGGTCCTCTTTCGGCAACAGCTGTATGGAATCAAAACCCGGGATGCAGTACTTCAGTTGAGGAGGGATGGGTTTCGAAATTTGTATCGCGGAATCCTTCCCCCTTTAATGCAGAAGACGACTACACTGGCACTTATGTTTGGTCTGTATGAGGATTTATCTTGCCTTCTCCGTAAGCATGTCAGTACCCCAGAGTTTGCAACCTGTAGCCTGGCCGCAGTACTTGCAGGAACGACAGAAGCAATTTTCACTCCATTGGAAAGAGTTCAAACATTGCTTCAAGACCACAAGCATCATGACAAATTTACAAACACTTATCAGGCTTTCAAAGCACTGAAATGCCATGGAATTAGAGAGTATTATCGAGGCTTGGTGCCTGTTCTTTTCCGTAACGGATTCAGCAATGTCCTTTTTTTTAGCCTTCGAGGTCCCATCAAGGAGTACCTGCCTACAGCAACAACCCACGGTGCTCATTTGGTCAATGATTTTATCTGCGGGGGCCTGTTGGGTGCCATGTTGGGGATCTTGTTTTTTCCAGTTAATGTTGTAAAAACTCGCATGCAATCTCAGATTGGTGGGGAATTTCAGTCTTTCCCTAAGGTTTTCCAAAAAATCTGGCTAGAACGGGACAGGAAACTGACAAATCTTTTCAGAGGTGCCCATCTGAATTACCATCGATCCCTCATCTCTTGGGGCATAATTAATGCGACTTATGAGTTCTTGTTAAAGATTATATGA
- the SLC25A51 gene encoding mitochondrial nicotinamide adenine dinucleotide transporter SLC25A51 isoform X1, translating to MDSEAHEKRPPILTSSKQDIAPHIANVSEMKHYLCGCCAAFNNIAITFPIQKVLFRQQLYGIKTRDAVLQLRRDGFRNLYRGILPPLMQKTTTLALMFGLYEDLSCLLRKHVSTPEFATCSLAAVLAGTTEAIFTPLERVQTLLQDHKHHDKFTNTYQAFKALKCHGIREYYRGLVPVLFRNGFSNVLFFSLRGPIKEYLPTATTHGAHLVNDFICGGLLGAMLGILFFPVNVVKTRMQSQIGGEFQSFPKVFQKIWLERDRKLTNLFRGAHLNYHRSLISWGIINATYEFLLKII from the coding sequence ATGGATTCAGAAGCTCATGAAAAGAGGCCACCAATCCTAACATCTTCAAAGCAAGATATAGCACCTCATATTGCAAATGTTAGTGAAATGAAGCATTACTTGTGTGGCTGCTGTGCGGCTTTCAACAATATAGCCATCACATTTCCCATTCAGAAGGTCCTCTTTCGGCAACAGCTGTATGGAATCAAAACCCGGGATGCAGTACTTCAGTTGAGGAGGGATGGGTTTCGAAATTTGTATCGCGGAATCCTTCCCCCTTTAATGCAGAAGACGACTACACTGGCACTTATGTTTGGTCTGTATGAGGATTTATCTTGCCTTCTCCGTAAGCATGTCAGTACCCCAGAGTTTGCAACCTGTAGCCTGGCCGCAGTACTTGCAGGAACGACAGAAGCAATTTTCACTCCATTGGAAAGAGTTCAAACATTGCTTCAAGACCACAAGCATCATGACAAATTTACAAACACTTATCAGGCTTTCAAAGCACTGAAATGCCATGGAATTAGAGAGTATTATCGAGGCTTGGTGCCTGTTCTTTTCCGTAACGGATTCAGCAATGTCCTTTTTTTTAGCCTTCGAGGTCCCATCAAGGAGTACCTGCCTACAGCAACAACCCACGGTGCTCATTTGGTCAATGATTTTATCTGCGGGGGCCTGTTGGGTGCCATGTTGGGGATCTTGTTTTTTCCAGTTAATGTTGTAAAAACTCGCATGCAATCTCAGATTGGTGGGGAATTTCAGTCTTTCCCTAAGGTTTTCCAAAAAATCTGGCTAGAACGGGACAGGAAACTGACAAATCTTTTCAGAGGTGCCCATCTGAATTACCATCGATCCCTCATCTCTTGGGGCATAATTAATGCGACTTATGAGTTCTTGTTAAAGATTATATGA